Proteins encoded in a region of the Mucilaginibacter sabulilitoris genome:
- the miaE gene encoding tRNA-(ms[2]io[6]A)-hydroxylase — protein MSEKIILKLQLPTDPLWVKNVVESNIEELLTDHAFCEQKAASNAITLIVQNPNLSDLVQEMALLVQEEMDHFKRVHDIIIARGFVLGRERKDNYVNELRKFIIIGGGREAQLIDRLLFSAMIEARSCERFKVLSENINDAYLSDFYHELMVSEATHYATFIRLAKKYAEEIDVDKRWKEFLEYEAGVIQNYGKSETIHG, from the coding sequence GTGAGCGAAAAAATCATACTTAAACTGCAGCTGCCTACCGACCCGCTTTGGGTTAAAAATGTTGTGGAAAGCAATATTGAGGAGCTTTTGACCGATCATGCTTTTTGCGAGCAAAAGGCAGCAAGCAATGCTATTACCCTTATTGTGCAAAACCCCAACCTGTCAGACCTGGTGCAGGAAATGGCGCTGTTGGTTCAGGAAGAGATGGACCATTTTAAACGTGTGCATGACATTATTATAGCACGCGGCTTTGTGCTGGGTCGCGAGCGTAAGGACAATTACGTGAATGAGCTTCGCAAATTTATTATTATAGGAGGCGGCCGCGAAGCCCAGCTGATTGACCGTTTACTGTTTTCTGCCATGATTGAGGCACGTAGCTGCGAGCGTTTTAAGGTACTATCTGAAAACATAAATGATGCTTACTTGTCTGACTTTTACCACGAACTCATGGTGAGCGAGGCTACACACTACGCCACATTTATTCGCCTGGCCAAAAAGTACGCCGAAGAAATTGATGTAGACAAACGCTGGAAAGAGTTTTTAGAATATGAAGCCGGTGTTATACAAAATTATGGCAAAAGCGAAACCATACACGGATAA
- the nadD gene encoding nicotinate (nicotinamide) nucleotide adenylyltransferase, which translates to MKIGLLFGSFNPIHIGHLIIANYMANHTTLDKVWLVVSPQNPLKKYGDLINTYDRLEMAKLATDNATNIAVSDVELRLPQPSYTIDTLTHLKEKYPEHEFALIMGSDNLGTLHKWKNYKLILRDYKIFVYPRPGYENAELADHPSVTITMTPQMELSATFIRKSIAEKKNVQYFVPDAVLNFIENKSLYR; encoded by the coding sequence ATGAAAATAGGCTTACTGTTTGGGTCATTTAATCCCATACATATAGGGCATCTTATTATTGCTAATTACATGGCCAACCATACAACACTTGATAAGGTTTGGCTGGTGGTGTCGCCGCAAAATCCGCTTAAAAAATATGGCGACCTGATCAATACTTATGATCGCCTCGAAATGGCTAAGCTGGCTACAGACAACGCCACTAATATTGCCGTAAGCGATGTGGAGTTGAGGTTGCCGCAACCTTCATACACTATTGATACGCTTACCCATCTCAAAGAGAAATATCCCGAGCATGAATTTGCCCTTATCATGGGGTCTGACAATCTGGGCACATTGCATAAGTGGAAAAACTACAAGCTGATATTACGCGACTACAAAATATTTGTTTACCCGCGCCCCGGATATGAAAACGCCGAACTGGCCGATCATCCATCAGTTACCATCACCATGACCCCGCAGATGGAATTATCGGCCACATTTATCCGTAAATCCATCGCCGAAAAAAAGAATGTACAATATTTTGTACCCGACGCGGTATTGAATTTTATTGAAAACAAGAGCTTGTACAGATAG
- the gmk gene encoding guanylate kinase: protein MNPMTPEGKLIIFSAPSGAGKTTIVHHLLSKMPELEFSISATTRERRGEEVHEKDYYFISKEEFLHRIAKKQFVEFEEVYTGTFYGTLRTEIERIWEKGKTVIFDIDVEGGMHLKRKYDGQALAIFVQPPSLEVLIERLTGRGTDSPEKLQERFIKAEKELKYAPQFDIILKNYDLQTACKEAEKLVKDFISPPAP from the coding sequence ATGAACCCAATGACCCCAGAAGGTAAACTCATTATATTTTCGGCCCCCTCCGGCGCCGGTAAAACTACCATAGTACACCACCTGCTTAGCAAAATGCCTGAGCTGGAGTTTTCTATTTCAGCCACCACACGCGAGCGTCGGGGAGAGGAGGTACATGAAAAAGACTATTATTTTATAAGTAAAGAGGAGTTTTTGCACCGCATTGCAAAAAAGCAGTTTGTTGAGTTTGAGGAGGTTTACACTGGTACCTTTTATGGTACGCTTCGCACCGAAATTGAACGTATTTGGGAAAAGGGTAAAACCGTGATATTTGATATAGACGTAGAAGGCGGCATGCACCTTAAACGTAAATATGACGGCCAGGCCCTGGCTATATTTGTACAGCCCCCATCATTAGAAGTATTGATTGAACGTCTTACCGGCAGAGGTACTGATAGCCCCGAAAAACTGCAGGAACGCTTTATAAAAGCCGAAAAAGAACTAAAATACGCCCCGCAGTTTGATATTATCCTTAAAAATTACGATCTTCAAACGGCTTGCAAAGAAGCCGAAAAACTGGTAAAAGATTTTATTAGCCCCCCAGCCCCCTAA
- a CDS encoding YicC/YloC family endoribonuclease: protein MIKSMTGYGIASFDSGNTKYTVEIKSLNSKFLELSLRLPKIFSEKEFQLRNDCSKQIERGKVNLSINVEQVNAAVKAAGIDKVLLKQYYQQLKDVSEELNEPAANLLELALGLPEVVKYDDETLSEDEWKLVEKTFQQALAAFQQFRADEGNVLENDLKYRIGIILKNLELVEVEDPKRIPLIRERLNTFLNEAASREAIDQNRFEQELIYYIDKLDITEEKIRLKTHCEYFIETLKNADANGKKLGFISQEIGREINTLGSKANDANIQKLVVGMKEELEKIKEQLLNVL from the coding sequence ATGATAAAATCCATGACAGGGTATGGAATTGCCAGTTTTGATTCAGGTAATACAAAATATACCGTTGAGATCAAATCCCTGAACAGTAAATTCCTCGAACTATCACTTCGCCTGCCCAAAATATTTTCTGAAAAAGAATTTCAGCTGCGCAATGATTGCAGCAAGCAGATTGAGCGTGGTAAAGTTAATTTATCTATCAACGTAGAACAGGTGAATGCCGCAGTAAAAGCCGCCGGCATTGATAAGGTTTTGCTAAAACAATATTACCAGCAGCTTAAGGATGTAAGCGAAGAGCTAAACGAGCCTGCGGCAAACCTGCTGGAACTTGCACTAGGTTTACCCGAAGTGGTTAAATATGACGATGAAACCCTGTCTGAAGATGAGTGGAAACTCGTTGAAAAAACATTTCAGCAGGCATTGGCTGCATTTCAGCAGTTTAGGGCCGATGAAGGCAATGTATTGGAGAACGACCTGAAATACCGTATAGGCATCATCCTAAAAAACCTCGAACTGGTTGAGGTTGAAGACCCTAAACGTATACCGCTGATACGCGAAAGGCTTAATACTTTTTTAAACGAAGCTGCCAGCCGCGAGGCTATTGATCAGAACCGTTTTGAGCAGGAGCTGATTTACTACATAGACAAGCTTGATATTACCGAAGAAAAAATACGGCTTAAAACACATTGCGAATATTTTATTGAAACCTTGAAAAATGCTGATGCGAACGGCAAGAAACTTGGTTTTATATCACAGGAAATAGGCCGTGAGATAAATACCCTGGGCTCAAAAGCCAATGATGCCAATATCCAGAAACTGGTTGTAGGCATGAAAGAAGAGCTTGAAAAAATTAAAGAACAACTGTTAAACGTATTATAG
- the rnc gene encoding ribonuclease III, whose amino-acid sequence MPISQFYKLYISPNRKYVKILKNLLGFVPGNLSLYRLAFRHKSVAQNVKKGVKNSNERLEFLGDAVLGSVVAEVLFKLYPYEDEGFLTELRSKIVSRVNLNALGRKLGFDKLIEYDSRMLNSSRQGSLLGDAFEALIGAVYLDKGYDFTKNFLINHIIKSHIDIHKLEQTETNFKSKLIEHCQRHGRDIIFELVTNQDGESSKLFTIQASIDGDVMGEGKEFSKKNAEKLAAEKACEALGI is encoded by the coding sequence ATGCCTATAAGTCAGTTTTACAAGCTATATATATCACCCAATAGAAAGTACGTTAAGATTTTAAAGAATTTGCTCGGTTTTGTGCCGGGCAATTTGTCTTTATACCGTTTGGCATTCAGGCATAAATCGGTTGCCCAAAACGTTAAGAAAGGCGTAAAGAACAGCAACGAACGTTTGGAATTTTTGGGTGATGCGGTATTGGGCAGTGTTGTGGCCGAAGTGCTTTTTAAGTTATACCCTTATGAAGATGAGGGCTTTTTAACCGAACTACGCTCAAAAATTGTAAGCCGGGTAAATCTTAACGCCCTTGGTCGTAAGCTTGGGTTTGATAAACTGATTGAGTATGATAGCCGCATGCTCAATTCAAGCAGGCAGGGCTCTTTGCTTGGCGATGCTTTTGAGGCTTTAATAGGTGCTGTTTATTTAGACAAGGGATATGATTTTACCAAAAACTTCTTGATAAACCACATCATTAAGTCCCATATTGATATCCATAAGCTGGAGCAAACCGAAACCAATTTCAAGAGTAAATTGATTGAGCATTGTCAGCGTCATGGCCGCGATATTATTTTTGAACTGGTAACCAACCAGGATGGCGAAAGCAGCAAACTGTTTACCATACAAGCCAGCATTGATGGCGACGTCATGGGCGAAGGTAAGGAGTTCAGTAAAAAGAATGCCGAAAAACTGGCTGCCGAAAAAGCCTGCGAAGCGCTGGGTATTTAA
- the fabF gene encoding beta-ketoacyl-ACP synthase II, whose product MEFKRVVVTGLGALTPIGNTVSEYWNGLINGVSGAALIKSFDTEKFKTKFACEVKNFDADGFLGRKDARKLDPFVQYALFSTEEAVKDAGLDFTKLDTSRIGVIWGSGIGGLKTFLDEVVNFAKGDGSPRFNPFFIPKMIADIAPGHISIKYGLRGPNFSTVSACASSNNSLIDSFNYIRLGKANMFISGGSEAIINEAGIGGFNAMHALSTRNDDPATASRPFDLDRDGFVAGEGAGTIILEELEHAKARGAKIYAEMMGGGMSADAYHMTAPHPDGLGAALVMKSALEDANLTAADIDYVNVHGTSTPIGDPQEIKAIHDVFGEDIYRINISSTKSMTGHLLGAAGAVEAIASILALKHGIIPPTINHFTDDPAFDPKINFTFNTAQKRDVKIVQSNGFGFGGHNASVIFKKYED is encoded by the coding sequence ATGGAGTTTAAAAGAGTTGTAGTAACCGGGCTTGGAGCACTTACTCCAATTGGCAATACAGTTTCAGAGTACTGGAACGGGTTGATCAATGGGGTAAGTGGCGCTGCCTTAATTAAAAGTTTTGATACCGAAAAGTTCAAAACGAAATTCGCATGCGAAGTAAAGAACTTTGATGCGGATGGTTTTTTGGGCCGTAAAGACGCCCGTAAATTAGATCCTTTTGTTCAATACGCCCTTTTCTCAACCGAAGAAGCTGTAAAAGATGCAGGATTAGACTTTACCAAACTGGATACCAGCCGCATAGGAGTTATCTGGGGATCTGGTATTGGTGGGTTAAAAACATTTTTAGACGAGGTTGTAAACTTTGCCAAAGGCGATGGTTCACCACGTTTTAACCCATTCTTTATCCCTAAAATGATAGCCGATATTGCCCCTGGCCATATCTCCATCAAATACGGGTTACGCGGACCAAATTTTTCAACTGTGTCTGCCTGTGCTTCATCAAACAATTCCCTTATCGATTCATTTAACTATATCCGTCTGGGTAAAGCTAATATGTTTATAAGCGGTGGTTCTGAAGCTATTATCAACGAAGCTGGCATTGGCGGCTTTAATGCTATGCATGCACTGTCAACCCGTAATGATGATCCGGCAACGGCATCACGTCCATTTGATCTGGACAGGGACGGTTTCGTGGCCGGCGAAGGTGCAGGTACTATAATTTTAGAGGAGCTGGAGCATGCAAAGGCCCGCGGCGCTAAAATTTATGCCGAAATGATGGGCGGCGGCATGAGCGCTGATGCTTACCACATGACAGCACCACACCCTGATGGGCTTGGCGCGGCATTGGTTATGAAATCGGCACTTGAAGATGCTAATCTTACTGCTGCCGACATTGATTATGTAAATGTTCACGGAACATCAACTCCAATTGGTGATCCGCAGGAAATAAAAGCTATACATGATGTTTTTGGCGAAGATATTTATCGTATAAATATCAGCTCAACCAAATCAATGACCGGCCACCTATTAGGTGCAGCGGGCGCGGTTGAAGCAATTGCATCTATACTGGCTTTAAAACATGGTATTATCCCACCAACCATTAACCATTTTACCGACGACCCTGCTTTTGACCCTAAAATAAACTTTACTTTCAATACAGCTCAAAAAAGAGATGTAAAGATTGTTCAAAGTAATGGCTTTGGTTTTGGTGGTCATAACGCTTCTGTAATATTTAAAAAGTACGAAGATTAA
- a CDS encoding acyl carrier protein yields the protein MSDIASRVKAIIVEKLGVDESEVTPEASFTNDLGADSLDTVELIMEFEKEFNVAIPDDQAETIGTVGQAVAYLEKNVK from the coding sequence ATGTCTGATATCGCTTCAAGAGTAAAAGCTATTATCGTAGAAAAACTGGGTGTTGACGAAAGTGAAGTTACGCCAGAAGCGAGTTTCACCAATGATCTTGGTGCCGACTCGTTAGACACCGTGGAATTAATCATGGAGTTTGAAAAAGAATTTAACGTGGCTATTCCTGACGATCAGGCTGAAACTATCGGTACTGTAGGTCAGGCTGTTGCTTACCTTGAAAAAAACGTTAAATAA
- a CDS encoding IPExxxVDY family protein, producing the protein MILNRKFLKFEIDFDFVLIAITTSLKDYRVCYLINKSLNFNFTRTNDLAVDIYQGAEPVLFSLFHYQWETTETDFYFIGNKGSDGYLVPEIKSADYFLMIRNYIDDDDLENMISAINKIPEIVAAVKIDPKKIKSRENLLF; encoded by the coding sequence ATGATTTTGAACAGGAAATTTTTAAAGTTTGAGATCGATTTTGATTTTGTGCTTATTGCCATAACCACATCATTAAAGGACTACCGCGTTTGTTACCTTATTAACAAATCTTTAAATTTTAATTTTACCAGAACAAATGATCTGGCGGTTGATATTTATCAGGGTGCCGAGCCTGTTCTGTTTTCTTTGTTCCATTACCAGTGGGAAACAACCGAAACCGACTTCTATTTTATTGGTAATAAGGGCTCTGATGGTTATTTAGTGCCCGAAATTAAGAGTGCCGACTACTTTTTAATGATCAGAAATTACATTGATGACGACGACCTTGAAAACATGATATCGGCCATTAATAAGATACCCGAAATTGTGGCCGCCGTAAAGATTGATCCGAAAAAAATAAAATCACGTGAAAATCTGTTATTTTAG
- the pyk gene encoding pyruvate kinase, translated as MKLYYNRTKIVATMGPASAKKDVLLAMIKAGVNVCRLNFSHGRPEDHKAVIDTIREINEQYKTNVGILADLQGPKIRIGLVKDGGIHLVNGTHIKITTQECIGNDEQIYITYDTFPQDVQANEIILLDDGKLQLRVIETNKKDTVICEVVHGGILTSRKGVNLPNTKVSIPSLTEEDLINLQFALKYDVEWIGLSFVRTGQDITELKHIIAQSGKAAKVIAKVEKPEAIDNIDEIIAATDGVMVARGDLGVEMPLEEVPLLQKMIASKCRAASKPVIVATQMLESMITTPRPTRAEVNDVANSVLDGADAVMLSGETSVGEFPVIVIETMAKIVRNVEEFGYSFNTAKVVGTDPSSPDYLSNAVCESAVHLAQHTNAVGIVSMTTSGYTAFQISSHRPQASTYIFTSNKQLLNALSLVWGVRAFYYDQLESTDQTISDVNNILKNEDLIKVGDVVINTAAVPIIKQGKTNMLRVSIID; from the coding sequence ATGAAACTATATTATAATCGTACCAAAATTGTTGCCACCATGGGCCCGGCATCAGCTAAAAAAGATGTTTTATTAGCCATGATAAAAGCCGGTGTTAATGTTTGCCGCCTTAATTTTTCGCACGGAAGACCGGAGGATCATAAAGCCGTAATTGATACCATTCGCGAAATTAACGAACAATACAAAACCAATGTTGGTATCCTTGCCGATTTGCAGGGCCCTAAAATTCGTATTGGTTTGGTAAAAGATGGCGGTATCCATTTGGTTAACGGAACACATATAAAAATTACTACCCAGGAGTGTATTGGTAATGACGAACAGATATACATTACTTATGACACCTTTCCGCAGGATGTTCAGGCTAATGAAATTATTTTGCTTGACGATGGTAAATTACAGTTAAGGGTAATTGAAACCAACAAAAAAGATACTGTAATATGCGAGGTTGTGCATGGTGGTATTTTAACCTCACGTAAAGGGGTTAACCTGCCAAACACCAAAGTGTCTATCCCAAGCTTAACCGAAGAGGACCTGATAAACCTTCAATTCGCTTTAAAATATGATGTAGAGTGGATTGGTTTGTCATTTGTGCGTACCGGACAGGATATTACCGAGCTGAAACACATTATTGCACAGAGCGGTAAAGCGGCAAAGGTTATTGCTAAAGTAGAAAAACCGGAAGCCATCGATAATATCGACGAAATTATTGCCGCTACAGATGGTGTGATGGTAGCCCGTGGCGACCTTGGTGTTGAAATGCCTTTGGAAGAAGTGCCATTACTGCAAAAAATGATCGCGAGCAAATGCCGTGCGGCTTCAAAACCGGTAATTGTGGCTACCCAGATGCTGGAATCAATGATCACTACTCCGCGCCCAACACGTGCAGAGGTTAATGACGTAGCCAACTCTGTATTGGACGGCGCCGACGCGGTGATGCTGAGCGGCGAAACATCAGTTGGTGAGTTCCCGGTTATTGTTATTGAAACCATGGCAAAAATTGTGCGTAATGTTGAGGAGTTTGGTTACAGCTTTAATACAGCTAAAGTGGTTGGTACCGATCCGTCATCGCCAGATTATCTGAGCAACGCGGTTTGTGAGTCGGCTGTTCACCTGGCCCAGCACACCAACGCGGTTGGTATTGTATCCATGACTACATCGGGTTATACCGCTTTCCAGATATCAAGCCACAGGCCACAGGCAAGTACCTATATATTTACGTCGAACAAACAGCTGTTAAATGCTTTGAGTTTGGTTTGGGGCGTACGTGCCTTTTATTATGACCAACTGGAAAGCACTGATCAAACCATCAGTGATGTAAACAACATCCTGAAAAATGAAGATCTGATAAAAGTTGGCGACGTAGTGATCAACACTGCCGCTGTACCTATTATTAAACAAGGCAAAACCAATATGCTTAGAGTAAGCATTATTGACTAA